One segment of Anopheles stephensi strain Indian chromosome 3, UCI_ANSTEP_V1.0, whole genome shotgun sequence DNA contains the following:
- the LOC118510645 gene encoding beta-1,3-glucosyltransferase: MYRVALLLPVLLLLQLPSSVAPALAVHELSFLVLSQPARFNAARAQQLKRSIADQIRALDQEIAPTPEPDSVFLTHELFPEQEGAWAITPILGHIRTAILKSTHRTARWLIVCEEQSHVNVSLLAHHLANEDYREKLFLGYPLYDREATIIHHFAFFKNPSSFLYPLLRAGIALTIPLVDHLVQLLADGAVRPALSDFFIDAAHEFALAVWQHGQGFPLQPRRYFCAKALPNCAIHGAEPGPTDRMERDEPDCPESTTEVDQIMFAVKTCGKYHKDRVPALKNTWTKYVQHLRYFSDVDDPSIPTVATSVPNYSAGHCAKTLEILQLIGDELRYNGSLQAIRWVMLVDDDTILSPSSLARFLSCYDPGRDLYLGERYGYHLMGPDGGGYNYVTGGGGIVLSVAILDALQQTCECPSASSPDDMILAACLQRLGIRPIHSPLFHQARPSDYAPELLDRQGTVSFHKHWQIDPQQVYNRWFRQQDERYAQRRQTRSECRYPTPVASSEPVCKHSTRVHSRPESVPNLCRQVKDHHLDAYLRPTRPNVSVRNENNSVREHPIGPRTTNEDENKRPPQQTNHNDRHQHPERVLRFGTKATNRNAVAPQMDTHSPTGGGTAVHSVGPPPQQKHIARQHLCESNELQSNGNLLLRRQNLQESTNIIKHTDL, from the exons CCGTCCATGAATTATCGTTCCTGGTGCTAAGTCAACCGGCCCGGTTCAATGCCGCACGGGCCCAGCAGCTGAAGCGAAGCATCGCCGACCAGATAAGGGCACTGGATCAG GAAATTGCACCAACGCCGGAGCCGGATAGCGTGTTTCTCACGCACGAACTGTTCCCCGAGCAGGAGGGTGCATGGGCGATTACACCGATCCTTGGCCACATCCGGACGGCTATCCTGAAGTCGACGCACCGGACCGCCCGCTGGTTGATCGTGTGCGAGGAGCAGAGCCACGTCAACGTGAGTCTATTAGCGCACCATTTGGCGAACGAGGATTACCGGGAG AAACTCTTCCTCGGCTACCCACTGTACGATCGGGAAGCGACCATAATTCATCATTTCGCATTCTTCAAAAACCCATCCAGCTTTCTCTACCCACTTCTGCGGGCCGGTATCGCACTCACCATCCCACTGGTCGATCACCTGGTGCAGCTGCTAGCGGACGGTGCGGTCCGGCCCGCACTGTCCGATTTCTTCATCGATGCGGCCCACGAGTTTGCGCTGGCCGTGTGGCAACATGGTCAGGGATTTCCGTTGCAGCCGCGTCGCTACTTTTGCGCCAAAGCGCTTCCGAACTGTGCGATCCACGGTGCCGAGCCGGGACCGACTGACCGTATGGAACGGGACGAACCGGACTGT CCGGAAAGCACGACCGAAGTCGATCAGATCATGTTTGCGGTAAAAACATGCGGCAAATATCACAAGGATCGTGTACCGGCGCTGAAAAACACTTGGACCAAGTACGTGCAGCACCTGCGATACTTCAGCGATGTCGATG ATCCATCGATACCGACCGTCGCCACGTCGGTGCCCAACTACAGTGCCGGCCACTGTGCCAAGACGTTGGAAATTTTACAGCTGATCGGGGATGAGCTTCGCTATAATGGGAGCCTTCAGGCGATCCGGTGGGTGATGCTGGTGGACGATGATACGATCCTCAG CCCATCGTCGCTGGCGCGGTTTCTGAGCTGTTACGATCCGGGGCGAGATTTGTACCTTGGCGAACGGTACGGCTATCATCTGATGGGTCCCGACGGCGGTGGCTACAATTACGTGACCGGAGGCGGCGGCATAGTGCTGAGTGTGGCCATCCTGGACGCATTGCAGCAAACGTGCGAATGCCCATCGGCATCCTCACCGGACGATATGATACTGGCGGCCTGCCTGCAGCGGCTCGGCATCCGTCCGATCCACTCGCCCCTGTTTCATCAGGCCCGCCCGTCCGATTACGCACCGGAACTGCTTGACCGGCAGGGTACGGTATCCTTTCACAAGCACTGGCAGatcgatccgcagcaggtGTACAACAGGTGGTTCCGCCAGCAGGACGAACGCTATGCCCAGCGACGGCAGACACGTTCGGAGTGCCGCTATCCCACACCGGTCGCGTCCAGCGAGCCCGTCTGCAAACACTCGACCCGCGTCCACAGCAGACCGGAGTCCGTGCCTAACCTGTGCCGGCAGGTCAAAGATCATCATCTCGATGCGTACCTGCGGCCGACGCGTCCCAACGTTAGCGTTCGCAACGAGAACAACAGCGTACGTGAGCACCCGATTGGACCGAGGACGACAAACGAGGACGAAAATAAACGGCCACcacaacaaaccaaccatAATGACCGTCATCAACATCCGGAACGAGTGTTACGGTTCGGTACGAAAGCGACCAATCGTAATGCGGTCGCCCCACAGATGGACACGCACAGCCCAACCGGTGGGGGGACGGCGGTCCACAGTGTCGGGCCACCGCCACAGCAAAAACATATCGCTCGCCAACATTTGTGCGAAAGTAATGAGCTTCAATCAAACGGCAACCTTTTGCTGAGACGGCAAAACCTCCAAGAGTCGACAAACATAATCAAACACACCGATCTGTAG
- the LOC118510644 gene encoding protein stunted-like isoform X2: MAAWRTAGLNYINYSNIAARLLRKALKPELRVQAARRDDSHIKFTKWQGGKPENEK, translated from the exons ATGGCTGCCTGGAGAACTGCCGGACTTAA CTACATCAACTATTCCAACATTGCCGCACGTTTGCTGCGTAAGGCACTGAAGCCGGAACTGAGAGTGCAAGCCGCTCGCCGAGATGATTCGCACATCAAATTCACCAAATGGCAGGGTGGCAAGCCGGAAA ACGAAAAATAA
- the LOC118510642 gene encoding inhibitor of nuclear factor kappa-B kinase subunit epsilon isoform X2, with the protein MMNSFLRGSMNYVWCTTSVLGKGSTGAVFQGVNKHNGEPVAVKTFNQVSHMRPQDVQMREFEVLRKVNHNNIVKLLDIEDDQEGRGKVIVMELCTGGSLFNILDDPENTYGLPQKEFLLVLEHLSAGMKHLRDNNLVHRDLKPGNIMKYISEDGQTVYKLTDFGAARELGENQQFASLYGTEEYLHPDMYERAVLRKSINRSFTANVDLWSIGVTLYHVATGNLPFRPYGGRKNKETMYHITTKKAPGVISGTQTSENGPIEWSKTLPAHCQLKEGLKQLVTPLMAGLLEESQGRMWSFDKFFLEVQNILNKTVLHIFYVNRAHSIEVYLEPEQTLVHLREHILAQTDVPQASQLLLLDNELFATKVDANTSARGYPPTEANNPVMLFNIENYNVILPTEWDLPKFPTFPNGISVENDASLAKVACSVGHECKRRVESMSLLDTLMNKSVHQFSGFLAGFLVKLLKRTRHLEDVEGLISELAKMFEVAASNHETYQKFGTTILASYDKQKADFQRVSEPIQQLYGRFVKEESLVREWNSGYRALRTPNKNRDSEKAKSHVDRLRDSWQHMLRDRATRSLTYNDEQFHVLEKVKIAETGKRLKTLLNDGVRQAVEQEAECLADWYKKAQTIFLQTQFLMKDVGAYVDALYDLREQLKQHREDLKEEISTDGEVSKTIAHKSIPPSTTSTATATIPIVGEMDGSEKGLTARQNQLKKMCIVNLYNQIKEVKKMLHQNWDLLAATEGLLPDTGDRTAT; encoded by the exons ATGATGAACTCGTTCCTACGTGGATCGATGAACTATGTCTGGTGTACGACCAGCGTACTGGGCAAGGGTTCGACGGGGGCCGTCTTCCAAGGGGTCAACAAACACAACGGTGAACCGGTGGCGGTGAAAACCTTCAACCAGGTTTCCCACATGCGCCCGCAGGATGTGCAGATGCGAGAGTTTGAAGTGCTGCGGAAGGTGAATCACAACAACATTGTGAAGCTGCTCGACATCGAGGATGACCAGGAGGGACGGGGCAAGGTGATCGTGATGGAGCTCTGCACCGGGGGCAGTTTGTTTAACATACTGGACGATCCGGAAAATACGTACGGTTTGCCACAGAAGGAGTttctgctggtgctggagcATCTGTCCGCCGGGATGAAACATTTGCGCGATAACAATCTGGTGCACAGGGATTTAAAGCCGGGCAACATAATGAAGTACATCTCCGAGGATGGCCAAACGGTGTACAAGCTGACGGATTTCGGTGCTGCCCGGGAGCTGGGCGAGAATCAACAGTTTGCCTCGCTGTACGGCACGGAAGAGTATCTTCATCCGGATATGTACGAACGTGCCGTGCTGCGGAAGTCGATCAACCGTAGCTTCACGGCCAACGTGGATCTGTGGTCGATCGGTGTTACGCTGTATCACGTCGCGACGGGCAACCTACCGTTCCGGCCGTACGGTGGACGCAAAAACAAGGAAACGATGTACCACATCACGACCAAGAAGGCGCCGGGCGTTATTTCCGGCACGCAGACGAGCGAGAACGGGCCGATCGAATGGTCCAAAACGCTACCGGCGCACTGTCAGCTGAAGGAGGGACTGAAGCAACTCGTCACCCCGCTGATGGCGGGGCTGCTCGAGGAAAGCCAGGGCCGTATGTGGTCGTTTGACAAGTTTTTCCTCGAGGTGCAAAACATTCTGAACAAAACGGTGCTGCACATATTCTACGTTAATCGGGCGCACTCGATCGAGGTGTACCTGGAACCGGAACAGACGCTCGTCCATCTGCGGGAACACATACTGGCGCAGACCGACGTTCCCCAGGCATcgcagctgttgctgctggacaACGAGCTGTTTGCGACGAAGGTGGATGCCAACACTAGCG CACGCGGATATCCACCGACGGAAGCGAACAATCCGGTGATGCTGTTCAACATCGAGAACTATAACGTGATTCTACCGACTGAGTGGGATCTGCCCAAATTCCCTACATTCCCGAACGGCATTTCGGTGGAGAACGATGCGAGCCTGGCGAAGGTGGCCTGCAGCGTGGGGCACGAGTGTAAACGGCGCGTGGAAAGCATGTCCCTGCTCGACACGCTGATGAACAAATCGGTGCACCAGTTTTCCGGCTTTTTGGCCGGTTTTCTAGTAAAGTTACTTAA ACGTACCCGCCACTTGGAGGATGTAGAAGGACTGATCTCGGAGCTAGCCAAAATGTTTGAAGTTGCGGCATCCAAT CACGAAACATACCAAAAATTCGGCACAACCATACTCGCAAGCTACGATAAGCAAAAAGCCGACTTTCAGCGCGTGTCCGAACCGATCCAGCAGCTGTACGGGCGCTTCGTGAAGGAAGAATCGCTCGTGCGCGAATGGAACTCGGGCTACCGGGCGCTGCGCACACCGAACAAGAACCGGGACAGCGAGAAAGCCAAATCGCACGTCGACCGGCTGCGCGATTCCTGGCAGCACATGTTGCGCGACCGTGCCACCCGCTCGCTCACCTACAACGACGAACAGTTCCACGTGCTGGAGAAGGTAAAGATTGCCGAAACGGGCAAACGGCTGAAAACGCTGCTGAACGATGGCGTCCGGCAGGCGGTTGAACAGGAAGCGGAATGTTTGGCCGACTGGTACAAGAAGGCGCAAACGATCTTCCTGCAGACACAGTTCCTCATGAAGGATGTCGGTGCGTACGTGGACGCACTGTACGATTTGCGCGAACAGTTGAAGCAGCATCGGGAAGACCTGAAGGAGGAGATCAGCACGGACGGTGAGGTGTCGAAAACGATCGCGCACAAATCGATACCACCGAGCACGACATCCACCGCGACCGCAACGATCCCGATCGTGGGTGAGATGGATGGAAGCGAGAAGGGACTGACGGCGCGACAGAATCAGCTGAAAAAGATGTGCATCGTG AACTTGTACAACCAAATCAAAGAGGTAAAGAAGATGCTTCACCAAAACTGGGATCTTCTGGCGGCAACGGAAGGATTGCTTCCGGATACGGGCGATCGGACGGCAACGTAG
- the LOC118510644 gene encoding protein stunted-like isoform X1, protein MAAWRTAGLNYINYSNIAARLLRKALKPELRVQAARRDDSHIKFTKWQGGKPEKVITE, encoded by the exons ATGGCTGCCTGGAGAACTGCCGGACTTAA CTACATCAACTATTCCAACATTGCCGCACGTTTGCTGCGTAAGGCACTGAAGCCGGAACTGAGAGTGCAAGCCGCTCGCCGAGATGATTCGCACATCAAATTCACCAAATGGCAGGGTGGCAAGCCGGAAA AGGTGATAACTGAATAA
- the LOC118510643 gene encoding myotubularin-related protein 2, with the protein MDHHGTDFHRSSNSLDSDSKSSSLNSKHGMDTIVANENGFTYLSGENMQDRKSDVSYICPYSGPAIGTLTITNYRLHFRSQPATDKDPVIVVDCPLGAVSRIEKVGGASSRGENSYGIDIFCKDMRNLRFAHKQENHSRRTVFEKLQLYAFPRANDGQLFAFNYREKFAEDGWTVYEPVAELRRMGVNSANNDTWRITRLNEGYEICDSYPSVWAVPKTAKDDLLKQVAAFRSRNRLPVLCWIHPKSLATITRCSQPLVGVGGKRSEADETYINLIMEANAQSDKLSIIDARPSANAIANKAKGGGYESEDAYKNVELTFLDIHNIHVMRESLRKLKEICFPANDDHKWLSAVESTLWLKHIKCILGGAVRIVDRIENMRMSVVVHCSDGWDRTSQLTALSMLLLDPYYRTLKGFQVLIEKEWLSFGHKFEQRIGHGDNHHSDADRSPVFLQFIDCVWQISKQFPHALEFNEYFLITILDHLYSCRFGTFLYNTERERVSNDLKNRTVSLWSFINSSHEEYRNPLYGGLSNYLSSMPVQTVLRPVVSMRHIRLWKGLYCRWNPSMRQQDPIYQRTRELLALQAELMKQLEDCRTERVLN; encoded by the exons ATGGATCACCACGGGACGGATTTTCACCGTAGTTCCAATTCGCTCGATTCCGATTCCAAGTCCAGTTCGCTCAACTCCAAGCACGGAATGGACACGATT GTGGCAAACGAGAATGGCTTCACATATCTTTCCGGCGAGAACATGCAGGACCGGAAGAGTGATGTGTCGTACATTTGTCCATACAGTGGGCCCGCTATCGGCACCCTCACAATCACCAACTACCGCTTGCACTTCCGATCGCAACCCGCAACCGACAAGGATCCGGTCATCGTCGTCGACTGTCCGCTCGGTGCGGTTAGCCGTATCGAGAAGGTTGGCGGAGCAAGCTCGCGGGGTGAAAACTCGTACGGAATCGACATATTCTGCAAGGATATGCGCAACCTCCGGTTCGCCCACAAGCAGGAAAACCATTCCCGGCGTACCGTGTTCGAGAAGCTCCAGCTGTACGCGTTCCCGCGCGCCAACGATGGCCAACTGTTTGCGTTTAACTATCGCGAAAAGTTCGCGGAAGATGGATGGACCGTGTACGAACCGGTGGCCGAACTGCGCCGGATGGGTGTGAACAGTGCAAACAACGATACGTGGCGCATAACGCGGCTTAACGAAGGGTACGAGATATGTGACAGCTACCCGTCCGTTTGGGCCGTACCGAAGACCGCGAAGGACGATCTGCTGAAGCAGGTCGCTGCATTTCGATCGCGCAATCGACTGCCCGTACTGTGCTGGATCCATCCCAAATCGCTCGCGACCATAACGCGCTGCTCCCAGCCACTGGTTGGGGTCGGGGGGAAGCGTAGCGAAGCGGACGAAACCTACATCAATCTCATCATGGAAGCGAACGCGCAATCGGACAAGCTGTCGATCATTGATGCGCGACCGAGCGCGAATGCGATCGCGAACAAAGCGAAAGGTGGCGGGTACGAGTCGGAAGATGCGTACAAGAACGTGGAGCTAACGTTTCTGGACATTCACAACATACACGTGATGCGGGAAAGTTTGCGAAAGCTGAAGGAAATTTGCTTCCCGGCCAACGATGACCACAAGTGGCTGTCGGCGGTGGAGAGTACGCTGTGGCTCAAGCACATCAAGTGCATTCTGGGCGGTGCCGTGCGGATTGTCGATCGG ATCGAAAATATGCGAatgtcggtggtggtgcactGTTCGGACGGTTGGGACCGTACGTCGCAGCTGACGGCGCTGtcgatgctgctgctcgatcCGTACTATCGTACGCTGAAAGGGTTCCAGGTGCTGATCGAGAAGGAATGGCTTAGCTTTGGACACAAGTTCGAACAG CGTATCGGCCACGGTGACAATCACCATTCGGATGCGGATCGATCGCCAGTGTTTCTGCAGTTTATCGACTGCGTGTGGCAGATATCGAAACAGTTCCCCCACGCGCTAGAATTCAACGAGTACTTCCTAATCACGATCCTCGATCATCTGTACTCGTGTCGATTTGGAACCTTCCTGTACAACACCGAACGAGAGCGTGTATCGAACG ATCTCAAAAATCGCACCGTCTCGCTGTGGTCGTTCATCAACTCGTCGCACGAAGAGTATCGCAATCCACTGTACGGTGGGCTAAGCAACTATCTCAGCTCGATGCCAGTGCAAACCGTGCTGCGACCCGTCGTTAGCATGCGTCACATTCGCCTCTGGAAGGGACTGTACTGCCGGTGGAATCCGAGCATGCGGCAGCAGGATCCAATCTATCAGCGTACGCGCGAGCTGCTTGCGCTGCAGGCGGAACTGATGAAGCAGCTGGAAGATTGTCGAACGGAACGTGTTCTCAACTAG
- the LOC118510642 gene encoding inhibitor of nuclear factor kappa-B kinase subunit epsilon isoform X1, with the protein MMNSFLRGSMNYVWCTTSVLGKGSTGAVFQGVNKHNGEPVAVKTFNQVSHMRPQDVQMREFEVLRKVNHNNIVKLLDIEDDQEGRGKVIVMELCTGGSLFNILDDPENTYGLPQKEFLLVLEHLSAGMKHLRDNNLVHRDLKPGNIMKYISEDGQTVYKLTDFGAARELGENQQFASLYGTEEYLHPDMYERAVLRKSINRSFTANVDLWSIGVTLYHVATGNLPFRPYGGRKNKETMYHITTKKAPGVISGTQTSENGPIEWSKTLPAHCQLKEGLKQLVTPLMAGLLEESQGRMWSFDKFFLEVQNILNKTVLHIFYVNRAHSIEVYLEPEQTLVHLREHILAQTDVPQASQLLLLDNELFATKVDANTSARGYPPTEANNPVMLFNIENYNVILPTEWDLPKFPTFPNGISVENDASLAKVACSVGHECKRRVESMSLLDTLMNKSVHQFSGFLAGFLVKLLKRTRHLEDVEGLISELAKMFEVAASNVRCWCAIAFGTILANLVLFLFPFSQHETYQKFGTTILASYDKQKADFQRVSEPIQQLYGRFVKEESLVREWNSGYRALRTPNKNRDSEKAKSHVDRLRDSWQHMLRDRATRSLTYNDEQFHVLEKVKIAETGKRLKTLLNDGVRQAVEQEAECLADWYKKAQTIFLQTQFLMKDVGAYVDALYDLREQLKQHREDLKEEISTDGEVSKTIAHKSIPPSTTSTATATIPIVGEMDGSEKGLTARQNQLKKMCIVNLYNQIKEVKKMLHQNWDLLAATEGLLPDTGDRTAT; encoded by the exons ATGATGAACTCGTTCCTACGTGGATCGATGAACTATGTCTGGTGTACGACCAGCGTACTGGGCAAGGGTTCGACGGGGGCCGTCTTCCAAGGGGTCAACAAACACAACGGTGAACCGGTGGCGGTGAAAACCTTCAACCAGGTTTCCCACATGCGCCCGCAGGATGTGCAGATGCGAGAGTTTGAAGTGCTGCGGAAGGTGAATCACAACAACATTGTGAAGCTGCTCGACATCGAGGATGACCAGGAGGGACGGGGCAAGGTGATCGTGATGGAGCTCTGCACCGGGGGCAGTTTGTTTAACATACTGGACGATCCGGAAAATACGTACGGTTTGCCACAGAAGGAGTttctgctggtgctggagcATCTGTCCGCCGGGATGAAACATTTGCGCGATAACAATCTGGTGCACAGGGATTTAAAGCCGGGCAACATAATGAAGTACATCTCCGAGGATGGCCAAACGGTGTACAAGCTGACGGATTTCGGTGCTGCCCGGGAGCTGGGCGAGAATCAACAGTTTGCCTCGCTGTACGGCACGGAAGAGTATCTTCATCCGGATATGTACGAACGTGCCGTGCTGCGGAAGTCGATCAACCGTAGCTTCACGGCCAACGTGGATCTGTGGTCGATCGGTGTTACGCTGTATCACGTCGCGACGGGCAACCTACCGTTCCGGCCGTACGGTGGACGCAAAAACAAGGAAACGATGTACCACATCACGACCAAGAAGGCGCCGGGCGTTATTTCCGGCACGCAGACGAGCGAGAACGGGCCGATCGAATGGTCCAAAACGCTACCGGCGCACTGTCAGCTGAAGGAGGGACTGAAGCAACTCGTCACCCCGCTGATGGCGGGGCTGCTCGAGGAAAGCCAGGGCCGTATGTGGTCGTTTGACAAGTTTTTCCTCGAGGTGCAAAACATTCTGAACAAAACGGTGCTGCACATATTCTACGTTAATCGGGCGCACTCGATCGAGGTGTACCTGGAACCGGAACAGACGCTCGTCCATCTGCGGGAACACATACTGGCGCAGACCGACGTTCCCCAGGCATcgcagctgttgctgctggacaACGAGCTGTTTGCGACGAAGGTGGATGCCAACACTAGCG CACGCGGATATCCACCGACGGAAGCGAACAATCCGGTGATGCTGTTCAACATCGAGAACTATAACGTGATTCTACCGACTGAGTGGGATCTGCCCAAATTCCCTACATTCCCGAACGGCATTTCGGTGGAGAACGATGCGAGCCTGGCGAAGGTGGCCTGCAGCGTGGGGCACGAGTGTAAACGGCGCGTGGAAAGCATGTCCCTGCTCGACACGCTGATGAACAAATCGGTGCACCAGTTTTCCGGCTTTTTGGCCGGTTTTCTAGTAAAGTTACTTAA ACGTACCCGCCACTTGGAGGATGTAGAAGGACTGATCTCGGAGCTAGCCAAAATGTTTGAAGTTGCGGCATCCAATGTAAGGTGCTGGTGTGCCATCGCCTTCGGCACTATTCTGGCTAATTTGGTTCTGTTTCTGTTCCCCTTTTCGCAGCACGAAACATACCAAAAATTCGGCACAACCATACTCGCAAGCTACGATAAGCAAAAAGCCGACTTTCAGCGCGTGTCCGAACCGATCCAGCAGCTGTACGGGCGCTTCGTGAAGGAAGAATCGCTCGTGCGCGAATGGAACTCGGGCTACCGGGCGCTGCGCACACCGAACAAGAACCGGGACAGCGAGAAAGCCAAATCGCACGTCGACCGGCTGCGCGATTCCTGGCAGCACATGTTGCGCGACCGTGCCACCCGCTCGCTCACCTACAACGACGAACAGTTCCACGTGCTGGAGAAGGTAAAGATTGCCGAAACGGGCAAACGGCTGAAAACGCTGCTGAACGATGGCGTCCGGCAGGCGGTTGAACAGGAAGCGGAATGTTTGGCCGACTGGTACAAGAAGGCGCAAACGATCTTCCTGCAGACACAGTTCCTCATGAAGGATGTCGGTGCGTACGTGGACGCACTGTACGATTTGCGCGAACAGTTGAAGCAGCATCGGGAAGACCTGAAGGAGGAGATCAGCACGGACGGTGAGGTGTCGAAAACGATCGCGCACAAATCGATACCACCGAGCACGACATCCACCGCGACCGCAACGATCCCGATCGTGGGTGAGATGGATGGAAGCGAGAAGGGACTGACGGCGCGACAGAATCAGCTGAAAAAGATGTGCATCGTG AACTTGTACAACCAAATCAAAGAGGTAAAGAAGATGCTTCACCAAAACTGGGATCTTCTGGCGGCAACGGAAGGATTGCTTCCGGATACGGGCGATCGGACGGCAACGTAG
- the LOC118510644 gene encoding protein stunted-like isoform X3 yields MAAWRTAGLNYINYSNIAARLLRKALKPELRVQAARRDDSHIKFTKWQGGKPESK; encoded by the exons ATGGCTGCCTGGAGAACTGCCGGACTTAA CTACATCAACTATTCCAACATTGCCGCACGTTTGCTGCGTAAGGCACTGAAGCCGGAACTGAGAGTGCAAGCCGCTCGCCGAGATGATTCGCACATCAAATTCACCAAATGGCAGGGTGGCAAGCCGGAAAGTAAGTAA